One Bacteroidota bacterium genomic window carries:
- a CDS encoding VOC family protein codes for MTTLSIPAGHHNVMPYLILNNASLFFDFTKAVFDAQEVSRYTREGSTEIMHAEVSIGDSLIMFGQAGGPWQPCTAGLYVYVADADDCYAKAIAAGATSIFPPENKDYGRSGGITDPFGNTWWITQLL; via the coding sequence ATGACAACACTTAGCATCCCCGCAGGGCACCACAACGTAATGCCCTATTTAATTTTAAACAACGCATCGTTGTTTTTTGATTTTACAAAGGCTGTATTTGATGCCCAAGAAGTGAGCCGCTATACACGCGAAGGCAGTACTGAAATTATGCACGCCGAAGTGAGTATAGGCGACAGCCTGATAATGTTTGGGCAGGCAGGCGGCCCTTGGCAACCTTGCACAGCAGGTTTGTATGTGTATGTGGCTGATGCCGATGATTGTTATGCAAAAGCGATAGCCGCCGGAGCAACTTCTATCTTTCCGCCTGAGAACAAAGATTATGGACGCAGCGGAGGGATAACCGACCCCTTTGGCAACACTTGGTGGATTACCCAACTTTTGTAA
- a CDS encoding AraC family transcriptional regulator produces MRYLTIPPPPSLALYVRSFWVLEGEASAQTPYIYRSYADGCPELICHYKGRFNEITPNGILSSPLFHLHGQSQHYRRFITTEDFSIFGVYLYPFAIPLLFGIPTYETSNHAPDWQTLANADGRCLEEQMMLAETNHQRLHLLCGFFQQRLNKQFVPHPGILTSIKQVLFDAETRNVSLLADTYSLSVRQFERRFKEYSGFSPKLYTRIARFQNVLKLYGSQLPLTHIAHRCGYYDQSHFIRDFKAFSGHHPKTYFGGHAEGAEYMSAT; encoded by the coding sequence ATGCGTTACCTCACTATCCCTCCACCTCCTTCGCTGGCACTGTATGTGCGCAGTTTTTGGGTGCTTGAGGGTGAGGCTTCTGCACAAACTCCTTATATATACCGCTCGTATGCCGATGGTTGCCCCGAACTGATTTGCCATTACAAAGGCCGGTTTAATGAAATCACACCCAACGGCATCCTATCCTCTCCCCTGTTTCATTTACACGGTCAGTCACAACATTACCGAAGGTTTATAACTACCGAAGATTTCAGCATTTTCGGGGTGTACTTATACCCGTTTGCAATCCCCCTATTATTTGGCATCCCTACCTACGAAACCAGTAATCATGCTCCCGATTGGCAAACCCTGGCTAATGCTGACGGCCGTTGCCTTGAAGAACAAATGATGCTTGCTGAAACTAATCATCAACGGTTGCATTTGCTTTGCGGTTTCTTTCAACAACGACTTAACAAACAGTTTGTACCGCATCCGGGTATTTTAACGTCAATAAAACAAGTGCTGTTTGATGCTGAAACACGTAACGTTAGTCTATTAGCCGATACCTACAGCCTTTCGGTACGCCAGTTTGAGCGCAGATTCAAAGAATATTCAGGGTTCAGTCCCAAACTATACACACGCATTGCCCGTTTTCAAAATGTTTTAAAGCTATACGGCAGCCAACTGCCACTTACCCACATTGCACATCGTTGCGGGTATTACGATCAATCGCACTTTATCCGTGATTTTAAAGCCTTTTCAGGACATCACCCCAAAACCTACTTTGGCGGCCACGCTGAGGGCGCAGAGTATATGAGTGCTACGTAA
- the hscB gene encoding Fe-S protein assembly co-chaperone HscB: MTSVNYFEFFGLPVAFNIDEKLLKDKYYQNTRSYHPDHFGQEDSAKQAEMLEMSTLNNNAYKTLKDYYRRVHHILDLQGLVTEGDKHSLPPDFLMEMMDINEALMEFELNPDQTMIAGLQKQVEDLQTDINGQLTETGIKFDAANDAEKQTLLLKAKEIYHKRKYILRLIETLHTFATP; the protein is encoded by the coding sequence TTGACATCTGTTAACTATTTTGAGTTTTTTGGCCTGCCGGTTGCTTTTAATATTGATGAGAAGCTGCTAAAGGACAAATACTACCAGAATACCCGCAGCTATCACCCCGACCATTTTGGACAGGAAGACAGTGCTAAACAAGCTGAAATGCTTGAGATGAGCACCCTGAACAATAATGCCTACAAAACCTTAAAAGATTATTACCGCCGTGTACATCACATTTTGGATTTGCAAGGATTGGTAACCGAAGGGGATAAACACTCGTTGCCTCCTGATTTTTTAATGGAGATGATGGACATTAACGAGGCGTTGATGGAGTTTGAATTAAACCCCGACCAGACCATGATTGCAGGGCTGCAAAAGCAAGTTGAAGACCTTCAAACAGACATAAACGGACAACTTACTGAAACAGGTATAAAATTCGACGCAGCAAATGATGCTGAAAAACAAACACTTCTGTTAAAAGCAAAAGAAATTTATCATAAACGTAAATATATTTTGCGCTTAATAGAAACTTTACATACATTTGCAACCCCTTAA
- the rseP gene encoding RIP metalloprotease RseP, with translation MDVLVMAGQLILSLAILVTLHELGHFLAARAFGIKVEKFYLFFDAWGIKLFSFKKGDTEYGIGWLPLGGYVKIAGMIDESLDTDQLKHDPEPWEFRAKPAWQRLIVMIGGVTVNAILGILIFAFLAFGYGRESEPMEKAIHGIAALDLGRSVGFEDGDKILEIDGKKVTTFREVTNPNHYLDGAVYTVERNGKRVDITLPKGFIDSMADNKNNFIAMRTKFTVDSTYVNANGKSPALKRGDKIIEIYGQPVKYFHEFTKLVRKHPQHWAPLKVVRDKDTIQLVANIDKNGKMGIVQKTDLPDTIIVERFSFGQSFGVGYDLAAENLSLNVRFFGKIFQGEADASKSLSGPVGIAQQFGSDWDWQRFWNLTGLLSVILAFMNLLPIPALDGGHVVFLLIEMVSGRPLPEKFLHVMQVIGMVILLSLMVFIFGNDFYKIFTK, from the coding sequence ATGGATGTATTGGTAATGGCCGGACAGTTGATTCTATCACTGGCCATTTTGGTAACCCTGCACGAGTTAGGACACTTTTTAGCCGCTAGGGCTTTTGGAATTAAGGTAGAAAAATTCTACCTGTTTTTTGACGCATGGGGAATAAAACTATTCAGCTTTAAAAAGGGCGATACAGAATACGGTATAGGCTGGCTGCCATTGGGCGGCTATGTGAAAATTGCCGGTATGATTGATGAATCGTTGGACACTGACCAATTGAAACACGATCCAGAACCTTGGGAGTTTCGCGCCAAACCGGCATGGCAACGCCTAATCGTAATGATTGGCGGTGTTACTGTAAACGCCATTTTGGGTATATTAATTTTTGCCTTTTTAGCTTTTGGCTACGGTCGTGAATCTGAGCCGATGGAAAAAGCCATACACGGTATTGCAGCCCTTGATTTGGGTCGCAGTGTAGGCTTTGAAGACGGTGATAAAATTCTAGAAATTGACGGTAAGAAAGTAACCACTTTTAGGGAGGTAACCAACCCCAACCATTACTTGGACGGTGCTGTATATACAGTAGAACGCAATGGAAAAAGGGTAGATATTACATTACCTAAAGGGTTTATAGACAGTATGGCGGATAATAAGAACAACTTTATCGCCATGCGTACAAAATTCACGGTTGACTCAACCTATGTGAACGCAAACGGTAAAAGCCCTGCTCTTAAAAGAGGTGACAAAATCATTGAGATTTACGGTCAGCCTGTTAAGTATTTCCACGAGTTTACCAAATTAGTCAGAAAACACCCGCAACATTGGGCACCGCTAAAAGTGGTTCGTGACAAAGACACGATACAACTGGTAGCAAATATTGATAAAAACGGCAAAATGGGCATTGTTCAAAAAACCGATTTGCCCGACACCATTATTGTTGAGCGCTTTAGTTTTGGCCAAAGCTTTGGTGTGGGTTATGATTTAGCCGCTGAAAACCTAAGCCTTAACGTGCGTTTCTTCGGCAAAATATTCCAAGGCGAAGCCGATGCTTCTAAGTCACTGTCAGGCCCTGTGGGCATTGCTCAGCAATTTGGCAGCGATTGGGACTGGCAACGTTTTTGGAACCTAACCGGTTTGCTATCGGTAATCCTTGCCTTTATGAACTTGCTTCCCATCCCCGCACTTGACGGCGGACACGTTGTATTCTTACTGATAGAAATGGTAAGCGGCCGCCCATTGCCCGAAAAATTCCTGCACGTGATGCAAGTAATCGGTATGGTGATATTGCTGTCGCTGATGGTGTTTATCTTCGGTAACGACTTTTATAAAATTTTCACCAAGTAA
- a CDS encoding pirin family protein: protein MSRKVIKTYAATRELLAPGMYINRPLPNRELKHFDPFLLLDQMGPTQQGPGPQKGTDEHPHRGFITLSYILEGEIEHKDSMGNHGIAKSGGMQYMIAGSGIIHSEKQSKDFSSQGGLLHGFQLWINLPAKHKGHKPEYFNLNDSEIPRHKFENGAYLKILAGSYGELASPVKTFSPVFVYHLHLPAKTDVMLQVPLDYNIFAYAPKNEVLLGEDKTPVGSYHMAIFDEHSVGLPISNPSDEDRDLMLYGGVPIGEPIVPYGPFVMNSFKEIQTAIMDYEAGKYGEIDF from the coding sequence ATGAGCCGAAAAGTAATTAAAACATACGCTGCCACAAGGGAGTTATTAGCTCCGGGTATGTATATAAACCGTCCCTTACCCAACAGGGAATTGAAACATTTTGACCCTTTTTTATTGCTTGACCAAATGGGACCTACACAACAAGGTCCCGGACCCCAAAAAGGTACTGATGAGCATCCGCACCGCGGTTTTATTACCCTTTCCTACATTCTTGAAGGAGAGATAGAACATAAAGACAGTATGGGTAACCACGGTATTGCCAAATCGGGGGGAATGCAATACATGATAGCAGGGAGCGGCATTATTCATTCAGAAAAACAAAGCAAGGACTTTTCGTCGCAAGGAGGTTTGTTGCATGGTTTTCAGTTATGGATAAACCTGCCTGCCAAGCACAAAGGCCACAAACCTGAGTACTTTAACCTGAATGACAGTGAAATACCACGCCACAAGTTTGAAAACGGTGCCTATTTGAAAATACTTGCCGGAAGTTACGGCGAGCTTGCTTCACCTGTAAAAACCTTCAGCCCTGTGTTTGTGTACCATTTGCACTTACCTGCTAAAACAGATGTGATGCTACAAGTACCGCTTGATTACAACATTTTTGCTTACGCACCCAAAAATGAAGTATTACTGGGAGAAGATAAAACCCCTGTGGGTAGCTACCACATGGCAATATTTGACGAACACAGTGTTGGCTTGCCCATTAGCAACCCATCTGACGAAGACCGTGACCTGATGCTTTACGGCGGTGTGCCCATCGGCGAACCGATTGTTCCTTACGGTCCTTTTGTGATGAACAGCTTTAAAGAAATACAAACGGCCATTATGGATTATGAGGCGGGCAAATACGGCGAAATAGACTTTTAA